Genomic segment of Acidobacteriota bacterium:
CGCGCCAGCGAACCAACGTAAGCCACGTCGAGCACGGTATGAAAACCGATGTCGCGCTGGACGCCGAGACTGAAGTTGTAAACCGCTGGTGAATCGTAATCGCGTTGAATGCCAAAGACGCCCGCCGGAGCAACGCTCAGCGGCGTCGCCAGCAGGTCTTTGATCGTCGTGAAGTTGGCCGTCGCCGTGATTACGTTCGGCGGCAGTTCGACCAACTGCAACACCTGATCGTCATTGAAGCGGTCGTAAAAGATGCCGAAACCGCCGCGCACCGACGTCTTGCCGTCGCCAAAAACGTCATACGCGAACCCGACGCGCGGGCCGATGTTGATGCTTGGGGTATTGAGCACGCCCTCTTTGACCACATTCATCCCTTGGAACGCGGTGCCGGTGCCATCCGCAAACGTGCCGATCTTGACCGATGGCAGCGTCTGGCCGGTGAGCGGATTGCGCGCCACGCGGTTGGTGCCTGAACACGGATTGGCCGTAATGCAAAACGGCGTCATCAACGCGGGCTGCTTCGACGCGTCATACAGCTTCGGATCGAAGAAAGCCAGATTGTCGCCCGCACTGATCGTCGGCTGGATGCGATAGAAACGCACCCCGTAATCGAGGGTCAGCCGCTTGGTCGCTTTCCAGTTGTCCTGAATGAACCATTCGATGTTTTTATACCGCGCGTGTCCGTTCAGCTTCTTGTTCGCTTCGGTGTAGGAATTGACCACCCCCAGCAACGCGTTGGAGAAAGCGTAATTCGTATCCAGCGGGTTATTGGTGTTGCGGTCAAAGCTGAAGGTGCCGTTAAAGGCCGACGCGCGCGCGGCGTTGCGCGTGGTGTATTCCAGATAAAAGCCCGTCTTTAGATTGTGGCCACCCCAAATCTTTGAAAGGTTATCCGACCAGTTCCAGATGTTGTTCGTGCCAAAGAAGGGGAAGCGTTGCTCAATATTAAATTGCGGCGCATTGGCGACGCCGCCGAACGTGGCGTTCGGGATCAGGCGCAACGGATTGCTCGCCGGGTAAAACTGCGGCAGCGTCAACCCGATCTTTTGCCGGTCGTTGCGGTCAATGCCCGCCTGATTAAGCGGCTCGACGGTCTGCAAGGCGCGATTGACGCCAAAAGTAGCCTCGTTGGTCAGCGTCGGATCAAACGTGTGAATCAGTGTGCTGACCAAACCTTCGCTCTTGATCTGATACTTGATCGGGAACTGCGGCCAGACGTTCGACGCCAGCACGAAGTTGAAATCGCCCTTGTACTGTTCGTTGTTATGAATGCCGCGCGCATAGAAAGTCGTCTTCGACGAAACGTTCCAGTCCATGCGCAGAATCTCTTCGCGGCGCGGCTGATTGACCGTGCTCTGGAAGACGTTGTTGTAGTTATTGGTCGGGTCTACGTAATTCGGCAACGGGAAGATGCTCAGCAACTTCTGCCCGTTCGCGTCAATGCGGTTGGTCGGAATGACGTTGTTTGGAAACGCCTGTCCGGTCAACGGGTCGCGGATCACAATCAACCGCCCACTGGTATCCAGCGTCTTCGAGAAATCACCCGCGCGCTCCAACGCGGAAGGATAGGTGAGCGTTCCCTGCCGCGTCGGATAGGTGCGCGGCAGATATTCCTGCGACCAGAAGAAGAACAGCTTGTTGCGGTCTTTGTTGAAATTCGTGCCGGGAATCAGCACCGGGCCGCCGATGTTGCCGCCCCAGTAATTGAACCGGTAACGCTGCTTTGGAATGAGGCGCGCGTTGTTGAAATATTCGTTGGCGTTGAATTGTTCGTGGCGTTTGAAATAGAAACCGCCGCCGTGAAAGTCGCGTGTGCCGTTTTTGATGACGACGTTGATTGTGCCGCCGCTGCTGCGGCCATATTCGGCCTGATAGTTGGTCAGCAGCACTTTGACTTCGCCGATGGCGTCGAGGCCGGGCGCGAGGTAAGGCCCTTGTTGCGAACCGGTGTCGAGGCTCGACACGCCATCGAGCGTCAGGTTCAGCGTGCCGGTGCGGCTGCCGTTGATGTTG
This window contains:
- a CDS encoding TonB-dependent receptor encodes the protein MSPSRNRINFLLLCLVFVCGCLSANAQGLTGQISGTLTDANGGVVPNAKIEIINQETARMVAITADSDGNFIAPQLLPGNYRLVVTANGFKKFEQKNIVLTANERVDVHKLILEVGDVSQTVTVTAETALVKTESAERSGLIDEQQIQGIALKGRDYMGLVRLLPGVVDTANREAPGWNNLVGVNINGSRTGTLNLTLDGVSSLDTGSQQGPYLAPGLDAIGEVKVLLTNYQAEYGRSSGGTINVVIKNGTRDFHGGGFYFKRHEQFNANEYFNNARLIPKQRYRFNYWGGNIGGPVLIPGTNFNKDRNKLFFFWSQEYLPRTYPTRQGTLTYPSALERAGDFSKTLDTSGRLIVIRDPLTGQAFPNNVIPTNRIDANGQKLLSIFPLPNYVDPTNNYNNVFQSTVNQPRREEILRMDWNVSSKTTFYARGIHNNEQYKGDFNFVLASNVWPQFPIKYQIKSEGLVSTLIHTFDPTLTNEATFGVNRALQTVEPLNQAGIDRNDRQKIGLTLPQFYPASNPLRLIPNATFGGVANAPQFNIEQRFPFFGTNNIWNWSDNLSKIWGGHNLKTGFYLEYTTRNAARASAFNGTFSFDRNTNNPLDTNYAFSNALLGVVNSYTEANKKLNGHARYKNIEWFIQDNWKATKRLTLDYGVRFYRIQPTISAGDNLAFFDPKLYDASKQPALMTPFCITANPCSGTNRVARNPLTGQTLPSVKIGTFADGTGTAFQGMNVVKEGVLNTPSINIGPRVGFAYDVFGDGKTSVRGGFGIFYDRFNDDQVLQLVELPPNVITATANFTTIKDLLATPLSVAPAGVFGIQRDYDSPAVYNFSLGVQRDIGFHTVLDVAYVGSLARHLMQRRSINAVPYGGRFQASAIDQTVSGGVTPLPDNFLRPYKGYGDINYLEFASNSNYHALQVQANRRFSSSLSFGLSYTWSKAMDLVDGNGNNVNPFIDPHIRNYGRAGFDRTHNLTINYVYKLPGLSKQLGGHAIAKQVFDGWELSGITSFVSGAPSGIGFSTVQGTDLAGASGGGVDSRLVLLADPVLPKSERTFARFFNTAAFRPPTKAELGIGNAAKDLIRLPGTNNWDISLFKNFVFGREGTFRLQYRLETYNTFNHTQFTSVDTTGRYDLTTGAQVNALFGSYTGAANVRRIVMGLKLNF